CTAATCTTGAAATTCTTCTTTATGTTCTTTAAAAAGCAATTCTAATGCTTCGTCAAACAATTTAGATTTAGGTATTCTAGTTTTATTATTAAGAACATCTAACTTATTTACTAACTCATTTTTAATAGTAGTAGTAACTTTAGTTCTAT
The genomic region above belongs to Sporohalobacter salinus and contains:
- a CDS encoding ribbon-helix-helix domain-containing protein, which gives rise to MALKNRTKVTTTIKNELVNKLDVLNNKTRIPKSKLFDEALELLFKEHKEEFQD